Proteins from one Capricornis sumatraensis isolate serow.1 chromosome 2, serow.2, whole genome shotgun sequence genomic window:
- the LRR1 gene encoding leucine-rich repeat protein 1 isoform X2: MKLYCEVEVVSRHLPALGLRNRGKGVRAVLSLCQQAPRTPPGPRAGGERGGRHPACLFISTLKDKRGTRYELKENIEQFFTKFVDEGKATVRLKEPPVDICLSKDSIWLSYHSFPSLSRFGYCKNLCLWKIQYKQFYSRNYYHESTLCCSHCGLSR; this comes from the exons ATGAAGCTGTACTGCGAGGTGGAGGTGGTCAGCCGGCACTTGCCGGCCTTGGGGCTGAGGAACCGGGGCAAAGGCGTCCGGGCGGTGTTGAGCCTCTGTCAGCAGGCGCCCAGGACTCCGCCGGGTCCCAGAGCTGGAGGCGAGCGGGGCGGCCGTCACCCCGCCTGCTTGTTCATTTCCACCCTGAAGGACAAGCGCGGGACCCGCTATGAG CTAAAGGAGAACATTGAGCAGTTCTTCACCAAATTTGTGGATGAGGGGAAAGCCACTGTTCGGTTAAAGGAGCCTCCCGTGGATATCTGTCTCAGTAAG GATTCCATATGGCTCTCATATCATTCCTTTCCATCTTTGTCAAGATTTGGATACTGCAAAAACCTGTGTTTGTGGAAGATACAGTATAAGCAGTTTTATTCAAGGAACTACTACCATGAATCTACACTCTGTTGCTCACACTGTGGTCTTAGTAGATAA
- the LRR1 gene encoding leucine-rich repeat protein 1 isoform X1 codes for MKLYCEVEVVSRHLPALGLRNRGKGVRAVLSLCQQAPRTPPGPRAGGERGGRHPACLFISTLKDKRGTRYELKENIEQFFTKFVDEGKATVRLKEPPVDICLSKANSSSLKSFLSAVRLAHRGCDVEAPLSTLTPVKTSEFEKFKTKMVITSKKDYPLSKNFPYSLEHLQTSYCGLVRVDMRMLCLKNLRKLDLSHNHIKKLPPTIGDLIHLQELNLNDNHLESFSVALCQSTLQKSLQSLDISKNKIKALPVQFCQLRELTYLKLDDNELIRLPFKMGQLRNLRFLSAARNKLPFLPSEFKNLSLEYLDLFGNTFEQPKVLPVIHLQMPLTLLESSARTILYNRIPYGSHIIPFHLCQDLDTAKTCVCGRYSISSFIQGTTTMNLHSVAHTVVLVDNMGGTEAPVISYFCSLACYVNSCDMLK; via the exons ATGAAGCTGTACTGCGAGGTGGAGGTGGTCAGCCGGCACTTGCCGGCCTTGGGGCTGAGGAACCGGGGCAAAGGCGTCCGGGCGGTGTTGAGCCTCTGTCAGCAGGCGCCCAGGACTCCGCCGGGTCCCAGAGCTGGAGGCGAGCGGGGCGGCCGTCACCCCGCCTGCTTGTTCATTTCCACCCTGAAGGACAAGCGCGGGACCCGCTATGAG CTAAAGGAGAACATTGAGCAGTTCTTCACCAAATTTGTGGATGAGGGGAAAGCCACTGTTCGGTTAAAGGAGCCTCCCGTGGATATCTGTCTCAGTAAG GCCAATTCCAGCAGTCTAAAGAGTTTCCTTTCAGCTGTGCGACTGGCTCATAGAGGCTGTGATGTTGAGGCACCACTTTCAACCCTCACACCAGTGAAGACTTCagaatttgaaaaatttaaaactaaaatggTTATCACATCCAAAAAGGACTATCCTCTAAGCAAGAACTTCCCCTATTCTCTGGAACATCTTCAGACTTCTTATTGTGGGCTTGTCCGGGTTGATATGCGTATGCTTTGCTTAAAAAACCTTAGAAAATTAGACTTGAGTCATAACCATATAAAAAAGCTTCCACCTACAATTGGAGACCTCATCCACCTTCAAGAACTTAACCTGAATGATAACCACTTGGAATCATTTAGTGTAGCCTTGTGTCAGTCTACACTCCAGAAGTCACTTCAGAGTTTGGATATCAGCAAGAACAAAATTAAGGCACTCCCCGTGCAGTTTTGCCAGCTCCGAGAACTTACATATTTAAAACTTGATGATAATGAATTGATTCGCCTTCCTTTCAAGATGGGACAACTCAGGAACCTGCGGTTTTTGTCAGCAGCTCGAAATAAGCTTCCATTTTTGCCTagtgaatttaaaaatttatccctTGAGTACTTGGATCTTTTTGGAAATACTTTTGAACAACCTAAAGTCCTTCCAGTTATACACCTGCAAATGCCATTAACTTTACTGGAATCTTCTGCACGAACCATATTATATAATAG GATTCCATATGGCTCTCATATCATTCCTTTCCATCTTTGTCAAGATTTGGATACTGCAAAAACCTGTGTTTGTGGAAGATACAGTATAAGCAGTTTTATTCAAGGAACTACTACCATGAATCTACACTCTGTTGCTCACACTGTGGTCTTAGTAGATAATATGGGTGGTACCGAAGCACCTGTTATTTCTTACTTCTGTTCTCTAGCCTGTTATGTAAATTCTTGTGATATGCTCAAGTAA
- the RPL36AL gene encoding ribosomal protein eL42-like, with the protein MVNVPKTRRTFCKKCGKHQPHKVTQYKKGKDSLYAQGKRRYDRKQSGYGGQTKPIFRKKAKTTKKIVLRLECVEPNCRSKRMLAIKRCKHFELGGDKKRKGQVIQF; encoded by the coding sequence ATGGTCAATGTACCTAAAACCCGAAGGACTTTCTGTAAGAAGTGTGGAAAGCATCAGCCTCACAAAGTGACCCAGTATAAGAAGGGCAAAGATTCCCTGTATGCCCAGGGAAAGAGGCGCTATGATCGGAAGCAGAGTGGCTACGGTGGGCAAACCAAGCCAATTTTCCGGAAGAAGGCTAAAACCACAAAGAAGATCGTGCTGAGACTTGAATGCGTTGAGCCCAACTGCAGATCCAAGAGGATGCTGGCCATTAAGAGGTGCAAGCATTTTGAACTCGGAGGAGATAAGAAGAGAAAGGGCCAAGTGATCCAGTTCTAA
- the MGAT2 gene encoding alpha-1,6-mannosyl-glycoprotein 2-beta-N-acetylglucosaminyltransferase has translation MRFRIYKRKVLILTLVVAACGFVLWSSNGRQRKNEALAPPLLDADPARGAGARAGDHPAVSVGIRRGSNESAAPLVAAAPQPEVDNLTLRYRSLVYQLNFDQTLRNVDKAGSWTPRELALVVQVHNRPEYLKLLLDSLRKAQGIDDILVIFSHDFWSTEINQLIAGVDFCPVLQVFFPFSIQLYPNEFPGTDPRDCPRDVEKNAALRMGCINAEYPDSFGHYREAKFSQTKHHWWWKLHFVWERVKVLRDYAGLILFLEEDHYLAPDFYHVFKKMWKLKQLECPECDVLSLGTYTAIRNFYDVADKVDVKTWKSTEHNMGLALTREAYQKLIECTDTFCTYDDYNWDWTLQYLTVSCLPKFWKVLVPQVPRIFHAGDCGMHHQKTCRPATQSAQLESLLNNNKQYLFPETLTISEKFMTALSPPRKNGGWGDIRDHELCKSYRRLQ, from the coding sequence ATGAGGTTCCGCATCTATAAGCGGAAGGTGCTGATCTTGACGCTCGTGGTGGCCGCCTGCGGCTTCGTCCTCTGGAGCAGCAATGGGCGACAAAGGAAGAACGAGGCCCTCGCCCCGCCGCTGCTGGACGCCGACCCCGCGCGGGGTGCGGGCGCCCGGGCTGGGGACCATCCCGCCGTGTCGGTGGGCATCCGCCGGGGCTCCAACGAGTCGGCGGCTCCGCTGGTCGCCGCGGCCCCGCAGCCCGAGGTGGACAATCTGACGCTGCGGTACCGGTCCCTAGTGTACCAGCTGAACTTTGACCAGACGCTGAGGAATGTAGATAAGGCCGGGTCCTGGACCCCCCGAGAGCTGGCGCTGGTGGTCCAGGTGCACAACCGGCCCGAATACCTCAAACTGCTGCTGGACTCACTTCGAAAAGCCCAGGGAATCGACGACATCCTCGTCATCTTTAGCCATGACTTCTGGTCGACCGAAATCAATCAGCTGATTGCTGGGGTGGATTTCTGTCCAGTTCTGCAGGTGTTCTTTCCTTTCAGCATTCAGTTGTACCCTAACGAGTTCCCGGGCACTGACCCCAGAGATTGCCCCAGAGACGTGGAGAAGAATGCAGCTTTGCGGATGGGATGCATTAATGCTGAATATCCCGACTCCTTCGGCCATTATAGAGAGGCCAAGTTCTCCCAAACCAAACACCACTGGTGGTGGAAGCTGCATTTTGTATGGGAGAGGGTCAAAGTCCTTCGAGACTATGCTGGCCTCATACTTTTCCTAGAAGAGGATCACTACTTAGCCCCAGACTTTTACCATGTCTTCAAAAAGATGTGGAAATTAAAGCAGCTAGAGTGCCCTGAGTGTGATGTTCTCTCCCTGGGGACCTATACTGCCATTCGAAATTTCTATGACGTGGCTGACAAAGTAGATGTGAAAACGTGGAAATCCACAGAGCACAATATGGGTCTGGCCCTGACCCGGGAAGCCTATCAAAAGCTGATTGAGTGCACAGACACTTTCTGTACTTACGATGATTATAACTGGGACTGGACCCTTCAATATTTGACTGTATCTTGTCTTCCAAAATTCTGGAAAGTGCTGGTTCCTCAAGTTCCTAGGATTTTTCATGCTGGAGACTGTGGTATGCATCACCAAAAAACTTGTAGACCAGCCACCCAGAGTGCCCAACTTGAGTCACTCTTAAATAATAACAAACAGTACCTGTTTCCAGAAACTCTAACTATTAGTGAGAAGTTTATGACAGCCCTTTCCCCACCTAGGAAAAATGGAGGGTGGGGAGATATTAGGGACCATGAACTCTGTAAAAGTTATAGAAGGctgcagtaa